A genomic segment from Luteolibacter ambystomatis encodes:
- the galE gene encoding UDP-glucose 4-epimerase GalE codes for MPESILVTGGAGYIGSHTVRLLASQGRKIVVLDNLVYGHEQAIVDESVTLMKGDVGDRALVERLFEEYRFTAVVHFAAYAYVGESVTDPLKYYRNNTAEPLVLLETMQKHGCKVFVFSSTCATYGVPDSIPIVETNPQRPINPYGRSKLMLEWVLADCGHAWGLRSACLRYFNASGSSADGLIGEDHDPETHLIPRVLMAVTGEIEYVEVFGTDYDTPDGTGVRDYIHVEDLAEAHALALDHLAAGGESLKVNLGTGVGVSVKEIIEAVEEITGNKVPVKYGPRRAGDPDKLIADPSQAKSLLGWEARRKDVRDMVRPAWAWANGPRKGRYDH; via the coding sequence ATGCCCGAATCCATCCTCGTGACCGGCGGTGCCGGATACATCGGCTCTCATACCGTCCGCCTGCTGGCCTCCCAAGGCCGCAAGATCGTCGTTCTGGACAACCTCGTTTACGGCCACGAACAGGCCATCGTGGATGAATCCGTGACCTTGATGAAAGGAGACGTGGGTGACCGGGCTTTGGTCGAGCGCCTCTTTGAAGAGTACCGGTTCACTGCCGTGGTCCACTTTGCCGCCTATGCCTATGTCGGCGAGTCGGTGACCGATCCGCTCAAGTACTATCGCAACAATACCGCCGAGCCGCTGGTGCTGCTGGAAACCATGCAGAAACACGGCTGCAAGGTCTTCGTCTTCTCCTCCACCTGCGCCACCTACGGCGTCCCGGACAGCATTCCGATCGTCGAAACCAACCCGCAGCGCCCGATCAATCCCTACGGCCGCAGCAAGCTGATGCTGGAATGGGTGCTCGCCGATTGCGGCCACGCCTGGGGGCTCCGCAGCGCCTGCCTCCGCTATTTCAATGCCAGCGGCAGTTCCGCCGATGGCCTGATCGGCGAAGATCACGATCCGGAAACCCACCTGATCCCGCGCGTCCTGATGGCCGTGACCGGGGAAATCGAGTATGTGGAGGTCTTCGGCACCGATTATGACACGCCCGATGGCACTGGCGTCCGCGATTACATCCACGTCGAGGATCTGGCCGAGGCCCACGCGCTCGCGCTCGACCACCTCGCTGCGGGCGGAGAGTCCCTGAAGGTCAACCTCGGTACCGGCGTCGGCGTTTCCGTGAAGGAGATCATCGAGGCAGTGGAAGAAATTACAGGCAACAAGGTGCCGGTGAAGTATGGTCCACGCCGTGCCGGAGATCCGGACAAGCTGATTGCGGATCCCTCTCAGGCCAAGTCGCTTCTGGGCTGGGAAGCCCGCCGGAAGGATGTCCGTGACATGGTCCGGCCCGCTTGGGCTTGGGCCAACGGACCCCGAAAAGGGCGCTATGACCACTGA
- a CDS encoding fibronectin type III domain-containing protein, producing MGFSLGGASAVSTDIESLGNEVRFLSGSQVSRLDLQAGTWGTAIRMTKAASPTAFVWDRIHEFAIAPGGIYRANADGSGEALFLPGVNTGGLVLSGNALHVISGSKVSAYDRFTGTLLSEVAFATDLGGARWKSTEGGSVAVGVKVENGAVTVLRLDVGVQPAVVEKSTLPLASAANFWPSRNGTRVWFANGSLWQLGASPVKQVDLGTPVSAAAFFTLDQYAVVTGTTVKVLDAAGAVLGQTSPTSVPTDLFTSGSTLCEIKDAGTRPTLTKVLWQNLGFGSGAVPAPPPVPIAYSSQPRFVRQGKEVGMTILSSSASQLARWSPEEMDYRASIALPAAGTVEYVPKEDRVVYFPSNGTAVRTGDFSGGSWLAAPAFPASSYDGNVTASADRSALVKYPGGYAELNTATNTWTTNTASFDRDAVWNAATDEILSSDSSALEIYRRPWSNLFSQVVPPGSGRPGTPLVCVTPDGSRAATGSGFVFASQPWRQTADLGVTVTDAAWLDAAKLATIRPAPDGSTRVEFRRGRKLAAFSETVLPGTPVRLFALDSGAVAVTLVSGLPVMFHFDADGRLLHAPSMPAFPAAAPAIVTRGATSLVVSWSLPQGAGDAVRLEYRKATSTGAWTSSGVFPPSATGATVGGLTANTSYQIRVVALRRSSEAASTALTMATLKSATTLDGTPYDLQPTALRDNRVALKWTDRLSTEAGFVLSRSTNASGPGATTIPLPANATTWEDTTVAGGTTYYYVIKAVDSKGVGVASPACTITTPVTGAIPPYAVSVTVERSAILCNRITWVNPAPLELDGFVIERSPVPNLDWRELARVGPATTYYDDATIRPGIAYSYRVRGYNNNGMIDEGSSGTTGGFSVPEIGSAGNDAPAVVNGILYFLDPAGDQVLRYDRSAGGWLTPLELLLPEQAQHWVFSSQGIFVATAYSVFAMNLDGSGWRQVQAGAQPVSDIWVVKDNLCISRKTFPTGTVWSFQLGAGLSITPRTYSTVIVAPDLTAVSPEGTMVGATTGVSHLVTGLQMDLVGAVGTLGYYNASGSPQSIKRLWALPGGLYFLDNLGFYYGRDGSPAGRLNLTRVDDCVVTPEGDFVVLSDGLIRAYDPSLQPVAEGYAPPRAMALDVQGGNLRVIQYNEDVAVPFGFDLRPLSWFDLPTDPTVIRRTTALDDLFVTSDGTLWGYDNVAGYLLRWSFTERRFVERIVTNIKGTNALWSFSKDKNAFYGGGYNGAVVTKIDLASPQRTRTTTPPRVYNLRALVGDRFVVSAGSDTFMVDENGVRGITVGGMDKSSIKGANWDPVNQIFFKFDIGSSPQGPSWFGPTYRPGSFSTYGLSVDLRQTPFVRPSGTLGRLFTGSGTLGTYPTLGKVAKLQLNRPRDADWLDDSLVVLEPSDSDRSQITRWGIDGQLLGRTEIAGVVDRLKAIDGSKFLVSVVIDGQLRFDVRDKSLQPLPASSLGAPVVTRFTRSHEVLAGEGASLVVSAQGTGPLSYQWRRNGTPLPDAHEPVLDVASGAPSVAGTYEVTVTNGEGQATASATISIAAPRTRFLPGSFLLIHGTKIRELAPDGTVVGELTVPAPPKPNYWTLDEVVVDEVGNLHALVGGTYSLNQEVFARGAYHIQTYHPRTDEWTSTPVPEVYGEYAARGLAVMGHRARLHDATLDLRTGLPVWTRGYVVAPAGPRHVLVSNSDIGVANSYQIQDADGKAKGAWFSFPSVQTVACDPAGYQVDTTGTKMMKYDLVAGTLTNIPLPVYVVGRTRLLSPTKAAVLTNAQQTGGIVVVDLVSGAVQQIAHPLPSTAKLQVVPESGSTTVAALDPLTLFYTQNLSGRVGSRMGTYGPSSDFDDDGRSDWMEVLTNSSQSLLRGYQFSLQPYKLGKMMVYTIPANLNNDLTPMAPLEFSPDMVHWSTTKPEGVFVENSGPVWGWQQVRANTELNPRFFVRCRVPSMPARN from the coding sequence ATGGGTTTTTCCCTCGGAGGGGCTTCCGCCGTTTCGACGGACATCGAGTCGCTTGGCAACGAAGTCCGGTTCCTTTCCGGCAGCCAGGTTTCGCGGTTGGACCTCCAGGCCGGTACCTGGGGCACGGCGATCCGGATGACGAAGGCGGCCTCGCCGACGGCGTTCGTGTGGGACCGCATCCACGAGTTCGCGATAGCTCCCGGAGGCATCTACCGGGCGAATGCGGATGGCAGCGGCGAGGCGTTGTTTCTGCCCGGCGTGAACACGGGTGGGTTGGTTCTTTCCGGGAACGCGCTGCATGTGATCTCCGGCAGCAAGGTTTCCGCCTACGATCGCTTCACCGGCACACTGCTTTCCGAGGTTGCCTTCGCCACCGATCTCGGCGGCGCGAGGTGGAAGTCCACGGAGGGTGGCAGCGTGGCGGTGGGCGTGAAGGTGGAGAATGGCGCGGTCACCGTGCTGCGGTTGGACGTGGGCGTGCAGCCCGCGGTGGTGGAAAAGTCCACCCTGCCGCTGGCGTCCGCGGCGAATTTCTGGCCCAGCCGGAATGGCACGCGGGTGTGGTTCGCGAATGGATCGCTGTGGCAGTTGGGCGCTTCGCCGGTGAAGCAGGTTGACCTGGGCACGCCGGTGTCCGCGGCGGCGTTCTTCACGCTGGATCAATATGCGGTGGTGACCGGAACCACGGTGAAGGTGCTGGATGCGGCGGGGGCGGTGCTCGGGCAGACCTCGCCGACGAGCGTGCCGACCGACCTTTTCACCAGTGGCTCGACCTTGTGCGAGATCAAGGATGCCGGAACCCGCCCGACTTTGACGAAGGTCCTGTGGCAGAACCTCGGCTTCGGCTCCGGAGCGGTGCCAGCACCGCCGCCGGTGCCGATAGCCTACTCCAGCCAGCCCCGGTTCGTACGGCAGGGGAAGGAAGTGGGCATGACCATTCTCTCGTCTTCAGCCTCGCAGCTTGCCCGTTGGTCTCCGGAGGAAATGGATTACCGGGCTTCCATCGCCTTGCCCGCAGCCGGGACGGTGGAGTATGTGCCGAAGGAGGATCGGGTGGTCTATTTCCCGAGCAATGGCACGGCGGTTCGCACGGGGGACTTCTCCGGCGGCTCGTGGCTGGCGGCACCGGCATTTCCGGCATCCAGTTATGACGGAAACGTGACGGCCTCCGCCGACCGCTCGGCGCTGGTGAAGTATCCCGGCGGCTATGCCGAGCTGAACACCGCCACCAACACCTGGACGACCAATACCGCATCCTTCGACCGTGATGCGGTGTGGAATGCCGCCACCGATGAGATCCTCTCATCCGATTCCTCTGCTCTGGAGATCTATCGCCGGCCGTGGTCGAATCTCTTCAGCCAGGTGGTGCCTCCTGGTAGCGGCCGTCCCGGCACGCCATTGGTCTGCGTGACGCCGGACGGCAGCCGGGCGGCAACCGGAAGCGGCTTCGTCTTTGCCAGCCAGCCATGGCGGCAGACCGCCGACCTTGGAGTGACGGTGACGGACGCGGCGTGGCTGGATGCCGCGAAGCTCGCGACCATCCGGCCCGCCCCGGATGGCAGCACGAGGGTGGAGTTCCGCCGGGGGCGGAAGCTCGCCGCATTTTCCGAGACCGTCCTGCCGGGAACTCCGGTGCGGCTTTTCGCATTGGATTCGGGAGCGGTGGCCGTGACCCTCGTGTCCGGGTTGCCGGTGATGTTCCACTTTGATGCCGATGGACGTTTGCTCCACGCGCCCTCGATGCCGGCGTTTCCGGCGGCTGCTCCGGCGATCGTCACTCGCGGGGCGACTTCTTTGGTGGTGTCGTGGTCCCTGCCACAAGGGGCGGGCGATGCCGTGCGCTTGGAGTACCGGAAGGCGACGAGCACCGGGGCATGGACCTCCTCCGGAGTGTTCCCGCCCTCGGCCACCGGGGCGACGGTGGGCGGGTTGACGGCAAACACCTCCTATCAGATCCGCGTGGTCGCCTTGCGCCGGAGTTCGGAGGCGGCTTCCACCGCGCTGACGATGGCGACGCTGAAATCCGCCACCACTCTGGATGGCACGCCGTATGATCTGCAACCGACGGCACTCCGTGACAACCGGGTGGCGCTGAAGTGGACGGACCGATTGTCCACTGAGGCGGGTTTCGTGTTGTCCCGCAGCACCAATGCCAGCGGCCCCGGCGCGACAACCATCCCCCTTCCGGCGAACGCCACCACGTGGGAGGACACCACGGTGGCCGGTGGCACGACGTACTACTACGTCATCAAGGCGGTGGACTCGAAGGGAGTGGGTGTGGCCTCTCCGGCCTGCACCATCACCACTCCGGTGACGGGCGCGATCCCGCCATATGCGGTGTCCGTGACCGTGGAGCGCTCCGCCATCCTCTGCAACCGGATCACCTGGGTTAATCCGGCGCCGCTGGAGCTGGACGGCTTCGTGATCGAACGCTCGCCGGTGCCGAACCTGGATTGGCGGGAGCTCGCGCGGGTCGGCCCGGCTACGACCTACTATGACGATGCCACGATCCGTCCGGGCATCGCGTATTCCTACCGTGTCCGTGGCTACAACAACAACGGCATGATCGATGAGGGTAGTTCGGGAACCACTGGCGGCTTCTCGGTTCCCGAAATCGGGAGCGCGGGGAACGACGCTCCCGCCGTGGTGAATGGCATCTTGTATTTCCTCGATCCCGCGGGAGACCAGGTCCTGCGTTACGATCGCTCCGCCGGCGGCTGGCTCACGCCGTTGGAACTGCTGCTGCCCGAGCAGGCGCAGCATTGGGTGTTCTCCAGCCAAGGGATTTTCGTCGCCACGGCCTATTCAGTCTTCGCCATGAATCTGGATGGCAGTGGTTGGAGGCAGGTCCAGGCGGGCGCGCAGCCGGTATCGGATATATGGGTGGTGAAGGACAATCTCTGCATCTCGCGGAAGACCTTCCCCACCGGGACGGTGTGGTCCTTCCAATTGGGAGCGGGGCTTTCGATCACGCCGCGCACGTACTCGACTGTGATCGTGGCCCCGGATCTCACGGCGGTTTCGCCGGAAGGCACGATGGTGGGCGCCACCACTGGCGTCAGCCATCTGGTCACAGGGCTGCAGATGGATCTGGTGGGGGCGGTGGGCACGCTCGGCTACTACAATGCCAGTGGTTCCCCGCAATCGATCAAGCGCCTGTGGGCGCTGCCCGGAGGCCTCTACTTCCTGGACAACCTGGGGTTCTACTATGGCCGCGATGGCTCGCCGGCCGGACGGCTGAACCTCACGCGGGTGGACGACTGCGTGGTTACGCCGGAGGGAGACTTCGTGGTGCTTTCCGATGGTTTGATCCGGGCCTACGATCCCAGCCTGCAGCCGGTGGCGGAGGGATACGCGCCACCCCGGGCGATGGCCCTGGACGTGCAGGGCGGAAATCTACGGGTGATCCAGTACAACGAGGATGTGGCGGTGCCGTTCGGTTTCGACCTCCGTCCGTTGTCGTGGTTCGACCTGCCCACTGATCCGACGGTGATCCGCCGCACGACCGCACTGGATGATTTGTTCGTGACCAGCGACGGCACGCTCTGGGGTTATGACAATGTCGCGGGCTATCTGCTCCGCTGGTCGTTCACCGAAAGGCGCTTTGTCGAGCGCATCGTGACGAATATCAAAGGCACCAACGCGCTGTGGAGCTTCTCGAAGGACAAGAACGCGTTCTACGGTGGTGGCTACAACGGGGCGGTGGTGACGAAGATCGACCTGGCCTCGCCCCAGCGCACCCGCACGACCACGCCGCCGCGGGTTTACAATCTGCGCGCGCTGGTGGGGGACCGTTTCGTGGTGTCGGCAGGCAGCGATACCTTCATGGTGGATGAGAACGGCGTTCGCGGAATCACGGTGGGCGGGATGGACAAGTCCTCGATCAAGGGCGCGAACTGGGATCCGGTGAACCAGATTTTCTTCAAGTTCGACATCGGCTCCAGTCCGCAGGGGCCTTCGTGGTTTGGCCCCACTTACCGGCCCGGCAGCTTCAGCACCTATGGTTTGTCGGTGGATCTCCGTCAGACGCCGTTCGTGCGTCCCTCGGGTACGCTCGGACGTTTGTTCACCGGCAGCGGCACCCTGGGCACCTATCCGACCTTGGGCAAGGTGGCGAAGCTGCAACTGAACCGTCCGCGCGATGCGGATTGGCTGGATGATTCGCTGGTCGTGCTCGAGCCCTCGGATTCGGACCGCAGCCAGATCACCCGCTGGGGAATTGACGGCCAGTTGCTCGGTCGCACGGAAATCGCCGGGGTGGTGGATCGCTTGAAGGCGATCGATGGCTCGAAGTTCCTGGTATCCGTCGTCATTGATGGGCAGCTCCGGTTCGATGTGCGGGACAAGTCGCTCCAACCGCTGCCCGCCAGTTCGCTGGGCGCGCCGGTGGTGACCCGTTTCACCCGTTCCCATGAGGTGCTGGCAGGTGAGGGGGCTTCACTGGTGGTCTCAGCTCAGGGCACCGGGCCGCTGTCCTATCAGTGGCGCCGGAATGGCACGCCGCTGCCGGACGCTCATGAACCGGTGCTGGATGTGGCCTCCGGTGCTCCGAGCGTGGCAGGCACCTACGAGGTCACCGTAACGAATGGAGAGGGTCAGGCTACCGCCTCCGCGACCATTTCCATCGCCGCTCCACGCACGCGCTTTCTGCCGGGCAGCTTCCTTCTCATTCATGGGACCAAGATCCGTGAACTGGCCCCGGATGGCACCGTGGTGGGAGAACTCACCGTTCCCGCGCCGCCGAAGCCGAACTACTGGACGCTCGATGAAGTGGTGGTCGATGAAGTGGGGAACCTGCACGCGCTGGTGGGAGGCACTTATTCGTTGAATCAGGAGGTCTTCGCCCGTGGCGCCTATCATATCCAAACGTATCATCCCCGTACGGACGAGTGGACCTCCACTCCGGTGCCGGAGGTTTATGGGGAGTATGCGGCGCGCGGTCTGGCGGTCATGGGCCATCGTGCGCGCCTTCATGACGCCACACTCGATCTCCGCACCGGTTTGCCGGTGTGGACCCGCGGCTATGTGGTTGCTCCCGCCGGTCCGCGGCACGTGCTGGTCAGCAACAGCGACATCGGCGTGGCCAATTCCTATCAGATTCAGGATGCGGACGGGAAAGCGAAGGGGGCATGGTTCTCATTCCCGTCCGTCCAGACCGTTGCTTGTGACCCGGCCGGATATCAGGTCGATACAACGGGCACCAAAATGATGAAGTATGACCTCGTTGCGGGCACGCTGACGAACATCCCACTGCCCGTTTACGTGGTAGGCCGCACGCGGCTGCTCTCGCCGACGAAGGCGGCGGTACTGACCAATGCGCAGCAAACCGGCGGCATCGTGGTGGTGGATCTGGTTTCCGGTGCCGTCCAGCAGATCGCACATCCGCTTCCTTCCACCGCGAAGCTCCAGGTGGTGCCGGAGTCCGGGTCCACCACGGTAGCGGCCTTGGACCCGCTCACGCTGTTCTACACCCAGAATCTCTCTGGGCGCGTTGGAAGCAGGATGGGCACCTACGGACCGTCTTCCGACTTCGATGACGACGGTCGATCCGATTGGATGGAGGTCCTTACCAACTCCAGCCAGAGTCTCCTGCGGGGGTACCAGTTCTCCCTGCAGCCCTATAAGTTGGGGAAGATGATGGTTTACACCATTCCGGCGAATTTGAACAACGATCTGACTCCCATGGCTCCCTTGGAGTTCAGCCCGGACATGGTTCATTGGAGCACCACGAAACCGGAGGGGGTCTTTGTTGAAAACTCCGGGCCGGTGTGGGGATGGCAGCAGGTGAGGGCCAATACCGAATTGAATCCGAGATTCTTCGTGCGGTGCCGGGTTCCGTCCATGCCCGCCCGGAACTAA
- a CDS encoding rhomboid family intramembrane serine protease yields MNRLVARAHGVGRGFGQLGRARLPWLIVLVILGIQAAVESYGGHARLGPLFRLLGLSQETIGMGWLWQIGTYALLHGNWLHAGLNAFCLLLLGTRVEHVLGRRILLRAVFLAILGGAAGHLLFASRYDVTLVGISGAAYGLLLLVTTLSPESTMWPLMVSGRWVGIGLLAASALLALMDPALGLPLFSNGGRYLAEHGLESWWALSHGCHFGGGLAGWLYGRWLLRPRVTLEKLRRERERREGLGRRSTES; encoded by the coding sequence ATGAATCGTCTGGTGGCTCGTGCGCATGGGGTGGGGCGGGGCTTCGGCCAGCTCGGGCGGGCGCGCCTGCCGTGGCTGATCGTGCTGGTCATTCTTGGCATCCAGGCCGCCGTTGAATCCTACGGCGGTCACGCGCGGCTTGGTCCGCTTTTCCGCCTGTTGGGTCTGAGCCAGGAGACCATCGGCATGGGGTGGCTGTGGCAGATCGGGACCTATGCCCTGCTCCATGGCAACTGGCTGCATGCTGGATTGAACGCATTCTGCCTGCTTTTGTTGGGAACGCGCGTGGAGCATGTATTGGGACGGCGGATTTTGTTGCGCGCGGTGTTCCTCGCGATTCTGGGCGGGGCTGCCGGGCATCTTCTTTTCGCCTCGCGATATGATGTGACGTTGGTGGGGATTTCCGGCGCGGCCTATGGACTGCTGCTGTTGGTCACCACGCTTTCCCCGGAATCAACCATGTGGCCGTTGATGGTATCCGGCCGCTGGGTCGGTATCGGGCTGTTGGCGGCTTCGGCGCTGCTCGCGTTGATGGACCCGGCGTTGGGATTGCCCCTGTTTTCAAATGGCGGCCGCTATTTGGCGGAACATGGATTGGAATCCTGGTGGGCGCTGAGCCACGGCTGCCACTTCGGCGGCGGCTTGGCCGGGTGGCTCTACGGGCGCTGGCTGCTGCGGCCGCGCGTGACCTTGGAAAAGCTCCGGCGGGAACGTGAGCGCCGCGAAGGCCTCGGGCGGCGAAGCACCGAATCTTGA
- a CDS encoding NADH-quinone oxidoreductase subunit C yields the protein MSAEDVSKVREKFGAQVKSGNEFRGEHTVTVELAALHDVMAFAKNELGYGMVIDIASLDHFGDDPRFEMVYELVTVDDSKHLRVKSPVGEDESVPSVTDLWAGADWHEREVYDMMGIRFTNHPDLRRILMWEGYPFFPLRKDFPLQGRPSDMPDVAFTGIAPLEGGPFVTCAGGDDTIGREPRARVID from the coding sequence ATGTCCGCGGAAGACGTGAGCAAGGTGCGCGAGAAATTCGGCGCGCAGGTGAAGTCCGGCAATGAGTTCCGTGGCGAGCACACCGTGACGGTGGAGCTGGCGGCGCTGCACGATGTGATGGCCTTCGCGAAGAACGAGCTCGGCTACGGCATGGTCATCGACATCGCCAGCCTCGACCACTTCGGCGACGATCCGCGGTTCGAGATGGTTTATGAACTCGTCACGGTGGACGACTCGAAGCACCTGCGGGTGAAATCCCCGGTGGGTGAGGATGAGTCCGTGCCGAGCGTGACGGACCTGTGGGCCGGTGCCGATTGGCATGAGCGTGAGGTTTATGACATGATGGGCATCCGGTTCACCAATCATCCGGACCTGCGCCGCATCCTGATGTGGGAAGGTTATCCGTTCTTCCCGCTGCGGAAGGATTTCCCGCTTCAGGGACGTCCTTCGGACATGCCGGACGTCGCTTTCACGGGCATCGCGCCATTGGAAGGCGGTCCGTTCGTGACGTGCGCGGGCGGTGATGACACCATCGGTCGTGAACCGCGGGCCCGTGTGATCGACTGA
- the nuoB gene encoding NADH-quinone oxidoreductase subunit NuoB, with product MVSPSQQPLHAAYDSKIEGNVIFTRVDAAMNWMRKNSMWPMPMGLACCAIEMMAAACSRFDLSRFGAEVMRFSPRQADVMIVAGTVTYKMALAVKRIWDQMPEPKWCIAMGACASSGGMYRSYAVLQGIDKLIPVDVYISGCPPRPEALIEGLMKLQAKIETQPALQQQKQEFLNEMA from the coding sequence ATGGTCAGTCCTTCCCAGCAGCCGCTCCACGCCGCCTACGACTCGAAAATCGAGGGTAACGTGATCTTCACCCGCGTCGATGCGGCGATGAACTGGATGCGAAAGAACTCGATGTGGCCGATGCCGATGGGCCTCGCCTGCTGCGCGATCGAAATGATGGCCGCCGCCTGCAGCCGCTTTGACCTCAGTCGTTTCGGTGCGGAGGTGATGCGTTTTTCGCCCCGCCAGGCGGACGTGATGATCGTGGCTGGCACGGTGACCTACAAGATGGCGCTGGCCGTGAAACGCATCTGGGACCAGATGCCGGAGCCGAAGTGGTGCATCGCCATGGGCGCGTGTGCCTCGTCCGGCGGGATGTACCGCAGCTACGCGGTGCTCCAGGGCATCGACAAGCTGATCCCGGTGGATGTGTACATTTCCGGGTGCCCGCCGCGCCCCGAGGCGCTGATCGAAGGCCTCATGAAGCTCCAGGCGAAGATCGAGACCCAGCCAGCGCTCCAGCAGCAGAAGCAGGAGTTCCTCAACGAAATGGCCTGA
- a CDS encoding glycosyl hydrolase family 95 catalytic domain-containing protein has product MSPFLQSFSYGFVAIALATSVRADDTATSAERLHDVLGPDSLVLPAPIDQWDNAIPLGNGATGGLLWGAGNKLNLSLDRGDLWDERAPDEVRDPKFTYKTLLEAIAKKDGGTYGKYFDGIYDKGRWTKIPGGRLVIELPADKQAKEFQLDFEKALGSVVFTDGTRAEAFFSATSPVALLRLPATAKFDLVRPSSINQLGYPAPEFTRGENEVSYLQKTAAGGSYAFSVRWKTAAGQTLAAISITSGEQGGDPLAKAREGAASALAKGWDTPLGAHLAWWKSFYRTSSVTLPEPRLQHHYDLVKYYYGASSRAQSDPMPLQGVWTADGGGLPPWKGDYHNDLNTQMTYVAWQTAGLTDPGMSYLNYYWNRMPEFRAYGKNFFGMNTAMVPGVMTRAAQPMGGWPPYAMSLTAGLWNGHAFYRYWKTTRDDRFLAERGYPWLKEVATSVFSLCSEKDGKLVLPVTSSPEWNDGGFAAYLKPNSNFDQALLLWSSGALEEMAAALGKKDEAAKWAAIKAKLAPLKTDPSTGELLVAEGIPFKHSHRHFSHAMAIYPLGLLDPAGSPDTEKTVKSTVKQLIGSGSGAWVGYSFTWGAALAARAGMPEDSARPLRDFERAFVTRNGFHVNGDQTKSGLSGFTYRPFTLEGNFLFMDAIHEMLMQSHTGVIRLFPAVPEAWKDASFADLRAEGGFKISATRKDGATRSFTITAAKASTAILADPFPGGEIASLPPGAKRENGRLAIPLQPGVAVTVERK; this is encoded by the coding sequence ATGTCTCCGTTCTTGCAGTCCTTTTCGTACGGCTTTGTCGCCATCGCCCTCGCAACCTCCGTTCGTGCCGATGATACGGCCACCAGTGCGGAACGCCTCCATGACGTCCTCGGCCCGGATTCGCTGGTGCTGCCAGCACCCATCGACCAGTGGGACAATGCCATCCCGTTGGGCAATGGTGCGACGGGCGGCTTGCTATGGGGTGCGGGAAACAAGCTCAATCTCTCGCTCGACCGCGGCGATCTGTGGGACGAGCGGGCTCCGGACGAGGTCCGTGATCCGAAGTTCACCTACAAGACGCTGTTGGAAGCCATCGCGAAAAAGGACGGTGGCACCTATGGGAAATACTTCGACGGCATCTACGACAAGGGCCGGTGGACGAAGATCCCCGGAGGGCGGCTGGTGATCGAGTTGCCCGCGGACAAGCAGGCGAAGGAATTCCAGCTCGACTTCGAAAAGGCGCTCGGTTCGGTGGTCTTCACCGATGGGACCCGTGCGGAGGCGTTTTTCTCCGCCACGTCTCCGGTGGCGTTGCTGCGGTTGCCCGCCACCGCGAAGTTCGATCTGGTGCGTCCTTCCTCGATCAATCAACTCGGCTATCCCGCACCGGAATTCACCCGTGGTGAAAACGAGGTGTCCTATCTCCAGAAGACCGCCGCGGGTGGCAGCTATGCGTTCTCCGTACGTTGGAAAACGGCGGCCGGGCAGACGCTGGCGGCGATCTCCATCACCTCCGGCGAGCAGGGCGGCGATCCGCTGGCGAAGGCCCGGGAAGGGGCTGCCTCCGCCTTGGCAAAAGGCTGGGACACGCCGTTGGGCGCCCATCTCGCATGGTGGAAGTCGTTCTACCGCACCTCCTCGGTCACGCTGCCGGAGCCGCGTCTCCAGCACCACTATGACCTGGTGAAGTACTACTACGGGGCATCCTCGCGCGCGCAGTCCGATCCGATGCCCCTGCAGGGCGTGTGGACCGCGGATGGCGGCGGCCTGCCGCCGTGGAAGGGTGACTACCACAACGACCTCAACACCCAGATGACCTACGTGGCATGGCAGACCGCGGGACTCACCGATCCGGGGATGTCGTATCTGAACTACTATTGGAACCGTATGCCGGAGTTCCGCGCCTATGGGAAGAACTTCTTCGGCATGAACACGGCGATGGTGCCCGGCGTGATGACCCGCGCCGCGCAGCCGATGGGCGGCTGGCCGCCGTATGCCATGAGCCTCACCGCCGGTCTTTGGAACGGCCACGCGTTCTACCGCTATTGGAAGACGACGCGCGACGACCGGTTCCTGGCCGAGCGGGGCTATCCGTGGCTGAAGGAAGTCGCCACTTCGGTTTTCTCGCTGTGTTCGGAGAAGGACGGCAAGCTGGTGCTGCCGGTGACCTCCAGCCCGGAGTGGAACGATGGCGGTTTCGCCGCCTATCTGAAGCCGAACTCGAATTTCGATCAGGCGCTGCTGCTGTGGTCTTCCGGCGCGTTGGAGGAAATGGCCGCCGCTCTTGGCAAGAAGGACGAGGCGGCGAAGTGGGCCGCGATCAAGGCGAAGCTCGCACCATTGAAGACCGATCCATCCACCGGTGAACTGCTGGTGGCGGAGGGCATCCCCTTCAAGCACTCGCACCGTCACTTTTCCCACGCGATGGCGATCTATCCGCTGGGCCTGCTCGATCCGGCGGGCTCGCCGGATACGGAGAAAACGGTGAAGAGCACGGTGAAGCAGCTCATCGGCAGCGGCTCCGGAGCGTGGGTCGGCTACTCCTTCACCTGGGGAGCGGCGCTCGCCGCCCGTGCCGGGATGCCGGAGGATTCGGCGCGGCCGCTGCGGGACTTCGAGCGCGCCTTCGTCACCCGCAATGGTTTTCATGTGAATGGCGATCAGACGAAGTCCGGTCTCAGCGGCTTCACCTACCGGCCGTTCACTCTGGAGGGGAATTTCCTGTTCATGGATGCCATCCACGAAATGCTCATGCAGAGCCACACCGGCGTGATCCGGCTGTTCCCCGCCGTGCCGGAGGCTTGGAAGGACGCTTCCTTCGCCGATCTGCGGGCCGAAGGCGGGTTCAAGATCTCCGCCACGCGGAAGGACGGGGCCACCCGGTCCTTCACGATCACCGCCGCGAAGGCGTCCACTGCCATCCTGGCCGATCCCTTCCCCGGCGGGGAAATCGCCAGCCTGCCGCCCGGTGCCAAGCGGGAGAACGGCAGGCTCGCCATTCCGCTCCAGCCTGGCGTGGCGGTGACGGTGGAGCGGAAGTGA